A genomic segment from Torulaspora delbrueckii CBS 1146 chromosome 3, complete genome encodes:
- the ATG9 gene encoding autophagy protein ATG9 (similar to Saccharomyces cerevisiae ATG9 (YDL149W); ancestral locus Anc_7.328), with protein MDKNNSPLPQNARDTFLSRVFGLQSEEVSSSIHTEEMSNFAEERAQESQNGTPRNHSPTEDEDQTSGDEELRIPESDQGTTTEEEDLHTEDVELDATSAYNDVVAKKAPVIEDSMLKVGQLSSDEEYRDETEEEDDEGAADDTPLFDKTLRTAKQPDHVSHSLLFQRILQHNQGKRKNQQLFTSSKDGHKKGELREPDLEAGRAENFRKQELRGTSNTAFKLKRPNLINNISVLNNTPISRLNTLSPKERALWKWANVENLDTFFQDVYRYYLGNGYFCIVLEKILNIATLIFVVFISTYMGYCIDYSKLPDSHKLAEVTVEHCYSRNITGTTKFLLWVFYIFVVLKVAQLYFDVQNLRDIHNFYNYLLNISDKELQTIPWQNIIQQIMYLKDQNALTANVVEVKAKNRIDAHDIANRIMRKENYLIAMYNNDVLNLSLPVPLYRTSTLTKTLEWNINLCIMGYAFNESSFIKQSFLKASQQEYLKEELQKRFMLAGFLNIILSPFLVAYFLLLYFFRYFNEYKTSPGSLGARQYTPMADWKFREYNELYHLFQRRIGLSAGLADKYINQFPKEGTNIFLRFVAFVSGSFVAVLALLTIFDPENFFNFEITHERTALFYITILGAVWTVCKNSVSDDYNVFDPEKTINELASYTHYLPDEWNGRYHTEEVKNEFCKLYNLRIIILLRELASLVLTPFILWFSLPKSADKIVEFFRETSVYVDGLGYVCKYAMFGVNEPKEFPEGKVQQGSSKQARAQSTSTSDNAQVNSEPEESDEEENGNAINKMMQSYLYFIDDYENSDNAVGKHQVPLKRFDELKKVPDLSNSYSWKKQFQPGQRPELFRIGKHSLERRSSVPQPTAQEGASKGTANKKSFTQSGDRNRTLGESFINSVPSGNRDNSGGREGNSREQGGGVLGLVKEFYKNQI; from the coding sequence aagaagaggatttACATACGGAAGATGTCGAATTAGATGCCACATCTGCCTACAATGATGTTGTGGCAAAGAAAGCTCCAGTGATAGAAGATTCTATGTTGAAAGTCGGACAACTTTCAAGCGATGAGGAATATCGAGATGAGaccgaggaagaagatgatgaaggaGCAGCTGATGATACGCCCCTGTTTGATAAGACTTTACGTACTGCTAAACAGCCAGATCACGTCTCACATTCCCTTTTGTTTCAACGAATATTGCAACATAACCAGGGGAAAAGGAAAAATCAACAGCTCTTTACATCGTCAAAGGATGGGCACAAGAAGGGTGAATTGAGAGAACCTGATTTAGAAGCTGGAAGGGCTGAGAATTTCAGGAAACAAGAACTCCGAGGAACTTCCAATACTGCcttcaagttgaaaagaCCGAATTTAATCAATAACATCTCAGTGCTCAATAATACACCGATAAGTAGGCTGAATACACTTAGTCCTAAGGAAAGAGCGTTATGGAAATGGGCGAATGTGGAGAATTTAGACACTTTTTTTCAAGATGTTTACCGTTATTATTTGGGGAACGGTTACTTTTGCATTGTACTggagaagattttgaacattgcTACACTGATATTTGTTGTTTTCATTTCCACCTATATGGGATATTGCATTGATTATTCCAAATTACCTGATAGTCACAAACTAGCTGAAGTCACAGTTGAGCATTGTTACTCAAGAAATATTACGGGAACCACAAAATTCTTGTTGTGGGTTTTTTACATTTTCGTTGTATTGAAAGTAGCACAACTATATTTCGACGTTCAGAACCTAAGAGACATTCACAATTTCTACAATTATCTCCTCAACATATCGGATAAAGAACTCCAAACAATCCCATGGCAGAATATTATTCAACAGATCATGTACCTAAAGGATCAAAATGCATTGACGGCTAATGTAGTCGAGGTCAAAGCCAAAAACAGAATTGATGCGCATGATATTGCAAATAGAATAATGAGAAAGGAAAATTATCTTATCGCAATGTACAACAATGATGTGCTTAACTTATCATTACCCGTGCCACTGTACCGAACAAGTACGTTAACGAAGACTTTGGAATGGAATATCAACCTCTGCATTATGGGGTATGCTTTCAACGAATCATCATTTATCAAgcaaagtttcttgaaggctTCACAACAAGAATATTTAAAAGAGGAATTACAAAAGAGGTTTATGCTTGCGGGCTTTTTGAATATAATTCTTTCACCATTCCTTGTGGCGTACTTTCTTCTACTCTATTTCTTCAGGTACTTTAATGAATACAAGACTTCGCCCGGTTCATTAGGTGCGCGGCAATATACGCCGATGGCTGACTGGAAATTTAGAGAGTATAACGAGTTGTAccatctttttcaaaggagGATCGGTTTAAGTGCGGGCTTGGCAGACAAATACATCAACCAGTTCCCAAAGGAGGGTACAAATATTTTTTTAAGATTCGTTGCGTTTGTTTCTGGCTCCTTTGTGGCAGTCCTGGCACTGTTGACAATATTTGATCCTgagaatttcttcaactttgaaataACTCATGAAAGAACGGCGCTTTTTTATATCACAATATTGGGAGCCGTGTGGACAGTTTGCAAGAATTCTGTGTCGGACGATTACAATGTATTTGATCCTGAGAAGACTATAAACGAGCTCGCTTCTTATACTCATTATCTACCCGATGAGTGGAATGGGAGATACCATACAGAAGAGGTGAAGAATGAATTCTGCAAGCTTTACAACTTGAGAATAATAATTTTATTACGAGAACTAGCCAGTCTGGTTTTAACGCCATTTATATTGTGGTTCTCTCTTCCCAAGAGTGCTGACAAAATTGTGGAGTTCTTTCGCGAAACATCCGTTTATGTCGATGGGTTGGGATATGTCTGTAAATATGCAATGTTCGGAGTGAATGAGCCAAAAGAATTTCCAGAGGGCAAAGTACAACAAGGTTCATCGAAGCAGGCACGAGCACAAAGTACCAGTACTTCTGATAATGCACAAGTGAATTCGGAACCTGAAGaatctgatgaagaggaaaacgGTAATGCCATCAATAAAATGATGCAATCATATCTCTACTTTATCGATGACTACGAAAACAGTGACAATGCAGTAGGCAAACATCAAGTTCCTCTTAAAAGGTTCGATGAACTGAAAAAGGTTCCAGACTTGAGCAATAGTTACTCATGGAAGAAACAATTTCAGCCAGGTCAAAGGCCTGAGTTGTTCAGAATTGGTAAACATTCACTGGAAAGACGATCTTCTGTTCCTCAGCCCACTGCGCAAGAGGGCGCTTCGAAGGGAACCGCAAACAAAAAAAGCTTTACACAATCTGGTGATCGTAATAGGACCCTCGGCGAGTCCTTTATAAACTCTGTTCCTTCTGGCAATCGTGATAATAGTGGCGGACGTGAAGGAAACTCAAGAGAACAAGGCGGTGGGGTGTTGGGCCTAGTAAAGGAATTCTACAAGAATCAGATATGA
- the RPN5 gene encoding proteasome regulatory particle lid subunit RPN5 (similar to Saccharomyces cerevisiae RPN5 (YDL147W); ancestral locus Anc_7.326), with product MSRDAPIKAERDYTELLKEELPKIEQLSINDWRGGLDQLLALEKKTRQASDLASSKQIISSIVDLLVSKGQWDELDDQLTLLSKKHGQLKLSIQYMVQRIMKHLEDDKNIALETKIKAIESIRTVTENKIFVEVERARVTRELAHIRRQQGKIEEAADILCELQVETYGSMEMSEKIEFILEQMELSILKGDYSQATVLSRKILKKTFKNVKYESLKLRYYELLIKIGLHKRDYLEVAQYFQEIYQTESVKKEENLWKPALSHMVYFLILSPCGNLQNDLIHKVQLDNNLKKLETQESLVKMFTTPELMRWVIIKKKFEPVLSKDEVAFGGKDNLHHWDELHKRLTEHNLRVISKYYLKITLPRLNELLDLTESETETFISDLVNQGIIYAKINRPAKVVNFEKPKNSSELLNEWSQNVDHLLEHIETIGHLITKEEIMYGLKAK from the coding sequence ATGTCAAGAGACGCACCAATTAAGGCAGAAAGAGACTATACGgagctcttgaaagaagagctgCCAAAGATCGAACAGTTGTCGATTAATGACTGGCGAGGGGGTCTGGATCAGTTGCTTGCCTTGGAGAAAAAGACCAGACAGGCCTCTGACCTGGCATCTTCGAAGCAAATTATTTCCAGTATTGTTGATTTGTTAGTTTCCAAGGGTCAATGGGATGAATTagatgatcaattgacacTGTTATCCAAGAAACATGGTCAACTGAAACTTTCAATCCAATATATGGTTCAGAGAATCATGAAACACTTGGAAGATGATAAGAATATTGCTTTAGAGACTAAGATTAAGGCCATTGAGAGTATCAGAACGGTAACTGAAAACAAGATATTTGTAGAAGTTGAAAGGGCAAGAGTTACCAGGGAATTGGCTCATATCAGAAGACAGCAAGGTAAGATAGAGGAAGCTGCTGATATACTGTGTGAGTTACAAGTAGAGACATATGGTTCGATGGAGATGTCTGAAAAGATCGAATTTATCCTAGAACAAATGGAACTAAGTATATTGAAAGGTGATTATTCACAGGCAACTGTCTTGTCGAGAAAgattctgaagaagacattcaaaaatgtgAAATATGAATCGTTGAAGTTGCGTTATTACGAATTGTTAATCAAGATCGGGCTTCACAAGAGAGATTACTTGGAAGTCGCGCAATATTTCCAGGAAATCTATCAAACTGAGTCTGTTAAAAAGGAGGAAAACTTATGGAAACCCGCTTTGTCGCATATGGTATACTTTTTGATTCTTTCGCCATGcggaaatcttcaaaatgatcTTATTCACAAAGTCCAGCTGGAtaataatttgaaaaaactgGAGACTCAAGAGTCGCTTGTCAAGATGTTTACTACACCAGAACTAATGAGATGGGTtattatcaagaaaaaattCGAGCCCGTACTAAGCAAGGATGAAGTAGCATTTGGTGGTAAAGACAATCTCCACCATTGGGATGAGCTGCACAAGAGACTGACAGAGCACAATCTAAGAGTAATCTCGAAGTATTACTTGAAAATCACGCTTCCAAGATTAAATGAACTATTGGACCTGACCGAGTCGGAGACGGAGACTTTTATCAGCGATCTTGTCAATCAAGGTATCATTTATGCCAAAATAAATAGACCAGCTAAAGTGGTCAATTTCGAGAAACCGAAAAATTCTAGTGAGTTACTGAATGAATGGTCACAAAATGTTGATCACCTTTTGGAACATATCGAAACTATCGGGCATTTGATtacaaaggaagagattatGTACGGATTGAAGGCCAAATAA
- the NOP14 gene encoding snoRNA-binding rRNA-processing protein NOP14 (similar to Saccharomyces cerevisiae NOP14 (YDL148C); ancestral locus Anc_7.327) translates to MGGSQLKSLKAALKAHNLTGQTNGGKTKKGSKRKPKQYDREEREKVIANIREQFNPFEVKKVRNKHVDGSQNDNKAVGKPGISKQVGEEQRKRAFEAKMAYKTKRNGFLDKRFGERSKDLSEEDKMLERFTRERQSQSRGKNSLFDLNDDEDDEGADMFGGELTHLGEALKDDFDEGDLGLENGDRSPDNFKRPMFEDEQDALGESSEPARKKTKAEVMKEVIAKSKFYKHERQKAQEKLEDQIDELDENFEDVFSELRASIPKGSKTPDNKLIEETTDKAYDMKVRELTMDRRAVPSDRTKTEEELKTEAEEKKAQLEKQRLERMSGMLEVETGEEKGVEDLEDEFWANSDEEKADDIANSDDDVNLEGAASDEEEVDGKRILPRSVPCPEHHEDFLKFLQNYSLTEQPKQVRKIINAYQPKLAEGNNERLGKFTRVLLRHILFLSDQNYIKNVEEFAKVQNLLLNILKSLSEKYNQALSTECRNIISEMQERFKAKQYNVLMASDLVFFAVIGTIFSTSDQYHLVVTPSSILIAELLEQMKYDSMGKLAFGAILARISLQYQRISKRYVPELVYYYEKCLGSLLPKSKNDTLPQVKLDSDELHINHIENIIDAESSILHLHQVFDDNSDNDEFSTTVLLNVLESVDNTVSLIWKELPAFQEITLNIVTLLNELTTKCPKLQVTQRILEKTKRLESFSDHTPLTLQHHRPMSIPSHAPKFEENFNPDKKSYDPDKTRSEINKMKSLLKKERKFTMKEIRKDTKFEARQRITSQKESAGRYHSKMAHIINTISTEEGAEKNKYDREKRLRSGKK, encoded by the coding sequence ATGGGTGGTTCTCAATTGAAGAGTCTTAAAGCCGCTTTGAAGGCTCATAATCTCACGGGTCAAACAAATGGTGgaaagacaaagaaagGATCCAAGAGAAAGCCAAAGCAGTATGATCGAGAAGAGAGAGAAAAGGTTATAGCGAATATCAGAGAACAATTTAATCCTTTCGAAGTTAAAAAAGTTAGGAATAAGCATGTAGATGGTTCACAAAATGATAATAAGGCCGTTGGAAAGCCAGGCATCTCGAAACAAGTTGGTGAAgagcagaggaagagagCTTTCGAAGCCAAGATGGCTTACAAAACGAAGAGGAACGGGTTTCTTGATAAGCGTTTCGGTGAGAGAAGTAAGGATCTTAGTGAGGAGGATAAGATGCTGGAGCGTTTCACTAGGGAAAGACAGAGTCAGTCTCGTGGGAAGAACAGCctgtttgatttgaatgatgatgaagatgatgaaggtgcTGATATGTTTGGAGGGGAACTGACTCATTTAGGGGAAGCTTTAAAAGACGATTTCGATGAAGGTGACTTGGGATTGGAAAATGGAGATCGTAGTCCTGATAACTTTAAGCGTCCAATGTTTGAAGACGAACAAGACGCTTTGGGCGAGAGTTCAGAACCTGCTAGAAAGAAAACCAAAGCCGAGGTCATGAAGGAAGTTATTGCGAAATCTAAATTTTATAAGCATGAGAGACAAAAGGCTCAAGAAAAGCTGGAggatcaaattgatgaactggatgaaaattttgaagacgtCTTTTCAGAGCTAAGGGCCTCTATTCCTAAAGGATCGAAAACGCCAGACAACAAGctgattgaagaaactacTGATAAGGCTTATGATATGAAAGTGAGGGAACTTACAATGGACAGAAGAGCTGTGCCAAGCGATAGAACaaagactgaagaagagttaaAAACAGAAGcagaggagaagaaagctcaattggAAAAGCAAAGATTGGAACGTATGAGCGGTATGTTGGAGGTGGagactggtgaagaaaagggCGTTGAAGATTTAGAAGATGAATTCTGGGCCAAttctgatgaggagaaaGCGGATGATATTGCAAACTCTGATGACGATGTAAACTTAGAAGGAGCAGCGagtgacgaagaagaggtCGATGGAAAGCGCATTCTTCCAAGATCTGTCCCTTGCCCGGAACATCATGAAGATTTCCTAAAGTTCCTGCAAAATTATTCTCTTACTGAACAGCCTAAGCAAGTGAGAAAAATTATAAATGCTTACCAGCCAAAACTCGCAGAAGGTAACAACGAAAGGCTTGGGAAATTCACAAGAGTTTTACTCAGACATATTCTATTCCTATCGGACCAGAACTACATCAAAAATGTGGAAGAGTTTGCCAAAGTGCAAAATCTGTTGCTCAATATCTTAAAGTCTTTGTCCGAGAAGTATAATCAAGCATTGTCAACTGAATGCCGGAACATAATTTCGGAGATGCAGGAAAGATTTAAAGCCAAACAGTATAATGTTTTAATGGCTTCTGACCTAGTGTTTTTCGCCGTAATCGGAACTATCTTCTCTACCTCCGACCAATATCATCTGGTTGTCACACCTAGTTCCATTCTCATTGCTGAACTTTTAGAGCAGATGAAATACGATAGCATGGGGAAATTGGCATTCGGTGCAATTTTGGCAAGGATATCTCTACAATACCAGCGAATTTCCAAACGTTACGTTCCAGAGTTGGTATACTATTATGAAAAGTGTTTGGGATCCCTTTTACCTAAATCTAAGAACGATACTCTACCTCAAGTGAAGTTAGACTCCGACGAGTTGCATATTAATCATATTGAGAACATAATAGATGCCGAGTCTTCGATCTTGCACTTACATCAGGTTTTTGACGATAATAGTGATAATGATGAGTTCAGTACTACAGTATTACTAAACGTCCTTGAGTCCGTGGACAATACAGTATCACTAATATGGAAAGAGCTTCCagcatttcaagaaattacTTTGAATATTGTGACCTTACTCAATGAGCTAACTACAAAATGCCCAAAACTACAGGTAACACAGCGAATACTAGAGAAAACCAAAAGGTTAGAGAGCTTTAGTGATCATACTCCATTGACGTTGCAACACCACAGACCGATGTCCATTCCATCTCATGCTCCTaaattcgaagaaaacTTCAACCCTGATAAGAAATCGTACGATCCAGATAAAACTCGAAGCGAGATtaacaagatgaagagcttattgaagaaggagcGTAAATTCAccatgaaagaaattcGTAAGGACACTAAATTTGAAGCCAGACAAAGAATTACAAGTCAAAAGGAGTCTGCCGGTAGATACCACTCGAAGATGGCTCACATCATTAATACGATTAGTACCGAAGAAGGTGCAGAAAAGAATAAATATGATAGAGAGAAGAGGTTACGCAGTGGTAAGAAGTGA